The following nucleotide sequence is from Caldilineales bacterium.
CACTACTATGTGCGCATGAACTTCGAGGGCTTCCGCAAGATCATCGAGGAGATCGGCTGCATCGAGGTGGATGTGCCCAGAGACATCGACGACCCCACCTTCCCCGACGATAACTTTGGCTACGACCCCTTCTTCATTGCCGCCGGACACTACTGCATGGATGCCGACACGGCCTTGAAGTATGCCCGCACCCGCCATGCCGATAGCGATTTCGGGCGCATGGATCGCCAGCAACAGGTCATCCTGGCCATCAAGGACAAGGTGCTCGACACCGGCCAGCTACCCCGGCTCATCGCCCGCGCCCCGGCCTTGCTCTCGGCCCTCTCGGAATCATTTCAGAGCGACCTGCCCGCCGGCCAGTTGATCACCCTGGCCAGCATGGCCCGACGATTGAACACCGACAACATACGCCGTCTCGTCATCGACCGCACCATGGCCGTGGGCACCCTCACCTCGACCGGGGCCAGTGTGTTGGTGCCGCAGATGGATGTCATTCGCCCGGCCGTGGCTGCTTTCTTCAACCCCGCCCCGGTTCCCACCCCCACCCCCATTGCCGATCTGGCCGTGCGCGACCAGCTGGCCCTGGAACAGGCGCGCGTGGCCGTGCTCAACGGCAGCTCGGACCCGGAGTTGGGGCGATTGGCGGCCGAATGGCTCAGCAGCCAGGGCTATCAGGTGGTCGGTTTTGCCGACGCCGACCGCAACGACTACGCTCAGACGCAGATCATCATCCGCAGCGACAAACCCTTCACCACCCGCCAACTGATCGATCGGTTGGCAATCGGGGACGAGAACATCCGCCCGGCCACCGACGCCAACCCGTCCGTGGACATCCAACTCATCCTGGGCGCCGATTTCCGCCTGCCCTGAAATCGGCAAGAAGCCCGTATGGACATGACCTGCGTCATGTACAAAGCCACGAAGTCGTGCGACAATGCCGACTAGGAGGCAACGACCATGCTTGTTCGCGATGTCATGACGCCCAAACCGATCACCATCGGCCCGCAGCAATCCATCGGTGCTGCCCTGGCGCGGATGCGCCGCGGCAATTTCCGCCGCCTGCCGGTGGTGGAAAACGGCAAGCTGGTGGGGATTGTCACCGACCGCGACTTGCGACTGGCCATGAACTCGCCCTATGTGCTACGGGAAGGCTGGTACGACACCTATCTGATGGAACACATCGAGGTGCGAACGTGCATGACGCCCAACCCGGTGGTTGTGGCGCCCACCTGCGATCTGATCGAGGCCGTCCATCTCATGCGCAGCCAGAAGTTCGGCGGTCTGCCCGTGGTGGAAGACGGCGCCCTCGTTGGCATTGTCACCGAAACCGACCTGCTCGACTGCCTGATCCGGCTCCTGGAGCAACAGGCGACGCCGGCCAAAGCGCCACCAGCCTGATTGGGCGCCGCTGGCGGCTGTCTTGCCGGCTCATCTGAAAGACCAGACGGAGGAACACCATGCGTCCGCATCTTGTGCGCGAGATCATGTCGCAACCTGCCATCACCATCGCCTGGGATCGCTCGATCCTGGCGGCGTCGGGTCTGATGGAGTCGAACAACATCCGCCGGCTGCCGGTGGTGGACGAGGATGGGCTACTGATCGGCATCGTCAGCCTGGGCGATGTGCGCGAAGCCATGTCGGTCTATCAGACGGCCAATCCCTACGCGCCTGACTCCGATGACATCCTCCTGGCGGTGGATGAAATCATGACCACCCCCGCCATCACCGTCGGCCCAGACGCCCGTCTGCTCGATGTCGTCCGCCTGATGCTAGAGCACAAGATCGGCGGCGTCCCGGTGGTGGACGAGGTCGGGCATCCCGCGGGCATGGTCACAGAATCCGACCTCTTCCGGTTGATGATCGATCTTTGGGAACAGGACGAGTAGGACTCAGGGCGGCAGGGGGCCGAGGACGAAGACCCCGCCGTCGCTGCCAACGAACAGACGGGCGGGCGCAACATCCAGCAGGAGCAGCTCCCGCACGGCCCAGGCATCGAAAGACTGAGGCGAGAGCTTGCGCCAGTCCAGATGGCCGGGGTCGCGGGTAGAGAGTCCGCGCACCGTCCCCAGATACAGCCGGTGGTCGAGGCCGCCGCCGGGGGAGAGCGGGCTTTCGGCCAGGGCGAAGAGACCGTAGCTGCGACCGGCCGGCCCTGGCTCGATCACATCGCCCAGCCCGGCCGAATGGCTGAACCAGTGGAGACCGTCGTCGCTGGTCTCGTAGAAGCCGTAGACCTGCCCGACATGGATGCGCCCTGGCTGGAAGCGGCTTGCTTGCAGCCCGCCGATCCAGCCCCAGTCCGGGTCGAGCGGCGTCGTGCGCGCCCAGGTCTCGCCGCTATCCCGGCTGACCAGGACCACCCCACCGCCGCCCTCGCTGATGCCGCTGGCCCAGATCGTCGTCCAATCCGGGTCGACCGGGGCCAGGTGGTAGATGCCGTAGGTGGGGAACAGCGGGTCGGGCTGATGATGCCAGCTCTGGCCGTTGTCGGTGCTGCGGTAGGGGCCGTCGCAGCCGGCGGCATAGACCCACGGCCGGGTCGGGTGGCTGGCCAGGGGTTTGAGATCCTCGCCTGCGGCCAAGACCTGCCAACTGGCCCCGCCATCGGTGCTGCGCCAGAATGGCGTGGGCGGCCCGCCCATGAAGCACGGATAGCCCTGGCCGGCGAAAAGCACGTCCGGGCCGTTGCCCATCAGGGCGGAAACCGGCGGGATCGTCCCCGCCGGCGACCAACTGACCCCGGCATCGTTGGAGCGATAGAGGGCGCCGTTCACATCGGCAAAGACGGTGGCCGATTCGGGCCGCCCCACCACCCGCTGCGCCCAGCCGTCGGGCAACACCAGCGCCCCCGGCGGCGGGCAGAGGGTCAGGCGGGCGTCGTCCACATAGGTGGTGCTGCGGCCGCCAGCGCCGGTGTTGTAGGTGCCGAACTGTAAGCGCACCGTCTGCCCGGCCAGGCCGCGCAGATCCAGGTCGGCCTCGCGCCAGGCGGGGTCATTCAGCCGCTCGACCAGCAGCCAGACAATGGCGCCGTTGGCGCGAATGGCCAGGACATAGAAGAAATCGGTGTCGAGGGCGGCATTGGGGAGTTCGGCTTCGGTGGCGGGGAGGGCGAGCGGGGCCGAGGCGGCGGCGCCATCCCCCCACAGCCGGTAGCGCCAGAAGTGCAGCCGGGCCGTGCTGACCCCGGCCGGGATCGCCACCGTCTGTTCGATGGGCGAGTAGCTGCGCAGGTTGGCGCCGCCGGGAGCGATGCCGGTGCGCATGGCTCGCGCCCCATCGTGCACGGGCGAGGTGACATAACCGGCCAACACCGGGTTGTCCTTGATCAGCCAGGCGTCGTTGCTCTCGAAACCGCCGTTGTGCAGGCCGTCGTAGCAGGCGGGCGGCGGGATGGGCGTAGGGGTCGGCGTGGGCGTCGGCGGCGGCGAGAAGGTGCGCAACAGCACGGGCAGATAGAGGCGCGGGCCGGGCGCAGGCTGCCAGCAGACCACCAATGACACATCATCGGCATAGAGGGCCGTCCTCTTGCCGTCGCCGTCG
It contains:
- a CDS encoding CBS domain-containing protein, with protein sequence MRPHLVREIMSQPAITIAWDRSILAASGLMESNNIRRLPVVDEDGLLIGIVSLGDVREAMSVYQTANPYAPDSDDILLAVDEIMTTPAITVGPDARLLDVVRLMLEHKIGGVPVVDEVGHPAGMVTESDLFRLMIDLWEQDE
- a CDS encoding LCP family protein — encoded protein: MTRLQPPQPQRRAPALFSGALLGFLLVVFLAAFGYASYLFFQAARAIALSTPQLAQSDDRPGDSQAGSGAGADELSGGPDGNAFQPADETDLAFPAWNTPGRINILFLGIDQRPQQQGYFRTDTMIVLTADPSTGDVGMLSLPRDLWVTIPGRGEERINTAHVYGYLDKYPGGGPGLAKETVSQLLNQPIHYYVRMNFEGFRKIIEEIGCIEVDVPRDIDDPTFPDDNFGYDPFFIAAGHYCMDADTALKYARTRHADSDFGRMDRQQQVILAIKDKVLDTGQLPRLIARAPALLSALSESFQSDLPAGQLITLASMARRLNTDNIRRLVIDRTMAVGTLTSTGASVLVPQMDVIRPAVAAFFNPAPVPTPTPIADLAVRDQLALEQARVAVLNGSSDPELGRLAAEWLSSQGYQVVGFADADRNDYAQTQIIIRSDKPFTTRQLIDRLAIGDENIRPATDANPSVDIQLILGADFRLP
- a CDS encoding CBS domain-containing protein — protein: MLVRDVMTPKPITIGPQQSIGAALARMRRGNFRRLPVVENGKLVGIVTDRDLRLAMNSPYVLREGWYDTYLMEHIEVRTCMTPNPVVVAPTCDLIEAVHLMRSQKFGGLPVVEDGALVGIVTETDLLDCLIRLLEQQATPAKAPPA